DNA from Bradyrhizobium diazoefficiens USDA 110:
CGGCGCGGCGGGACCGTCGCTCTATCATCTCGACGCGACGCGTCCCGATCAGCCGCATGCGCGCACGCTGACGGAGGAAATCTCACGCGTGGTCCGCGCGCGCGCGGCCAATCCGGCCTGGATCGCCGGCATGATGCGCCATGGTTTTCGCGGCGCCGCCGAGATCACCGCGACACTCGAGCACATGGCCGCCTTCGCCCATCTCGCCGGCGCCGTGCCGCCGCATCTGTTCGATCTCTACTACGACGCGACGCTCGGCAACGACGACGTCCGCGCCTTCATGGCCCGCGAGAATTCCGCCGCGCTCGCCGCGATGGAGACGTGCTTCACCCGTCTGCATGAGGCCTCACTCTGGCGAACGCGTCGCAATTCGATCGCGGCAGCGTTGCGGGAGGCGTCATGAGCGCGGCCATGGTCAAGGGCTGGTGCCCCGGCGCGCTGCGGCCGATGCAATCGGGCGACGGGCTCGTGGTCCGCGTGCGCCCGTTCGGCGGCCGGCTCGATGCGGCGCAGATCTCTGGACTGGCGCGTCTGGCCGAACGCCATGGCAACGGCCTGATCGATGTCACCAGCCGCGCCAATCTCCAGATCAGAGGCGTCAGCGAAGGCAGCCACCGGCTGCTGCGCGACGGTCTTTCGCAACTGGCGCTGCTCGATCCCGACGCCGACACCGAATCCCGGCGCAACATCCTGGTGACGCCGTTCTGGCGCGCGGGCGACGAGACCCAGGCGCTTGCCGCCGAGCTCGAGGAGGCGCTCGAGAATAGCGTGCTCGCGCTTCCGACGAAATTCGGCTTTGCCATCGATGACGGCACTTCGCGCGTGCTCGCCGGCGATTCCGCGGATGTGCGGATCGAGCGCGATGGCGCCGGCGGACTGCTGGTGCGGGCCAATGGCGCCAGCCTCGGCCGTTCCGTCGGACGCGGCGAGGCTGTGACCGCCGCCCTCGCGCTCGCAACCTGGTTCGTGACATCAGGCGGTGCCCGGGACGGGCGAGGGCGGATGGCGGCGCATCTTGCCGCTGGCGCAGCCCTGCCTGACGCGTTGCGCGGGGAGGCCGAGCCGGTGCCGATCATGGCTGCGGCGCGCCCCGGTCTTTATCCGCAGGGCGCGATGGTCGGCGTCGCCTTCGGGCAAATGCCGCATGCGACGCTCAGCCAGTTCGCCGGCTGCGGACATGCCCTGCGCATGACGCCGTGGCGGATGGTTCTGAGCGAGGGCAAGCGGACCATGCCGTCCACGCCCGGCCTCATCACCGAGGCCTACGATCCGGCGCTGCGTGTCATCGCCTGCAGCGGCGCGCCGCGTTGCCGCGAGGCGCATGCCGATACCCGCGCGTTGGCGGCAGCGCTCGCGCCGAACATCGGCGCGGCCGCACGACTTCACGTCTCCGGCTGCGCCAAGGGCTGCGCTCATTCTGGTGCGGCCGCGATCACGCTGGTCGCGACCGGCGCCGGCTTCGATCTCGTGCGCGGGGGGTCGACGCGCGACGAGCCCATCCTGCGCGGCTTGAACCGCGATGACATCGTCGGCAATCCCTCCATGCTGATGGGAGGGCACTGATGCCGCATGTCTACGAGACCGACGGCGCGGCGATCTACCGGCAATCCTTTGCGACCATCCGCGCCGAGGCCGATCTTGCCCGCTTCACGCCCGATGAGGAACCGGTCGTCGTGCGGATGATCCATGCCGCCGGCATGGTGGGCCTGGAAGCGCATATCCGCTTCACATCAGGCATGGCGACCGCCGCGCGCGTAGCGTTGCAGAAGGGGGCGCCGATCCTGTGCGATGCGCGCATGGTCTCCGAGGGCATTACGCGCGCTAGACTTCCGGCGGCCAATGCCGTCATCTGCACCCTCGGCGATGCCGCGGTCCCGGCGCTGGCGCAATCCATGCGCAACACCCGCTCGGCCGCGGCGCTGGAGCTGTGGCGGCCGCATCTCGCCGGCGCGATCGTCGCGATCGGCAACGCGCCGACCGCGCTGTTTCATCTCCTCAACATGCTGGAGGACCGCGACTGCCCGCGGCCGGCGGCGATCATCGGTTGTCCGGTCGGCTTCGTCGGCGCGGCTGAATCCAAGGCCGCGCTGATGGCCGATCCGCCGGTGCCGGCGTTGACGGTCGAGGGCCGCCTTGGCGGTTCCGCGATCACCGTTGCGGCCGTGAATGCGCTGGCGAGCCGGAGCGAATAGTCATGGGACGCATCATCTGCTGCGGTCTCGGCCCGGGTGATCCTGACATGATGAGCGTGCGCGCCGATCGTACCGTGCGCGGCGCACAGCACGTGGCCTATTTCCGCAAGAAGGGCAGGCCGGGTCAGGCGCGCCGCATCGTCGAGGGCATGCTCGCCGGCGATGTGACCGAATATCCCATGGAATACCCTGTTACGACCGAGATCGCTTTCGACAGCGCGGAATACGTCCAGTTGCTCGCCGGCTTCTACGACGAATGGGCCGAGCGCCTGGCGCGGCTGGCGCGCGCGGTCGACGTGGTCGTGCTCTGCGAGGGCGACCCCTATTTCTACGGCTCTTTCATGCATCTGCACACGCGCTTGCAGGGACGCGTCGAGATCGAGGTGATCGCGGGCATTCCCGGCATGGTCGGCTGCTGGAATGCCGTCGGCCAGCCGATCGCGCTCGGCGACGACGTGACGACGGTGCTGATGGGCACGCTCGCGGAGGACGAGCTCGAGCGCCGCATGCGGGACTCCGATGCGCTGGTCGTCATGAAGACCGGCCGCAATCTTGCGAAAGTGCGCCGCGCGCTTGCCGCCGCCGGAAGGCTGGACGATGCCTGGCTGGTCGAGCGCGGCACCATGCCGGGCGAGCGCGTCGCGCGGCTCGCCGAGATCGATGCCGCCGACTGTCCCTATTTTGCGATCGTGCTCGTGCACGGCAAGGGCCGGCATCTGGACGCCGCCGAATGACGGGCACGCTGACCATCGCGGGCCTCGGCCCGGGCAGTGACGCGCTGGTGACGCCCGAGGTCTCCGCCGCGCTGGGCTCCGCCACCGATATTCTGGGCTATGCGCCCTATGTCGCGCGCGTGCCGCCGCGACCGGGGCTCACGCTGCATCCATCCGACAACCGCGAGGAGCTCGCGCGAGCGAGCGAGGCGCTGCGCCTGGCCGCCGAAGGCGGGCAGGTCGTCGTCGTCTCCTCCGGCGATCCTGGCGTCTTCGCGATGGCATCGGCCGTGTTCGAGGCGCTCGAGCAGGCGCCGCAATATCGCGAGCTCCCGATCCGCGTGCTGCCCGGCATCACTGCGATGCTGGCGGCGGCCGCGCGTGCCGGCGCGCCGCTCGGCCATGATTTCTGCGCGATCAATCTCTCCGACAATCTCAAGCCATGGGCGCTGATCGAGAAGCGCCTGCGGCTGGCCGCGGAAGCGGATTTCGCGATCGCTCTGTACAATCCGCGTTCGGCGAGCCGGCCGGAAGGATTTGGCCGCGCGTTGGCCGTGCTGAAGGACGCCGGCTGCGGCGAGCGGCTCGTGATCTTCGCGCGCGCGATCAGCGCATCCGACGAGACGATCGAGACCGTCACGCTCAACGCGGCGCGGCCCGAGATGGCCGACATGCGAACGCTGGTGATCGTCGGCAACTCGCAGACGCGCCGTGTCGGCCGCTGGATCTATGCGCCGAGGCAGGTGCGATGACCAAGCCACTGCATGATCTCGGCCACGCTCTCGACCCGCTGGCGCTCGGGCAACTCCGGCCGCGCGATCATGATCACGGGCAGGCCGAGCGTGCGGGCCGCGTCGATCTTGGCGCGCGCGCCATCGCCGCCGGAATTGCGGGCGACGATCCATATGACGCCGCGCGTACGCAGCATCTCCAGCTCGCCATCAAGCGTGAACGGTCCGCGCGACACGATCACGTCAGCCGGGAAGGGCAGCGGCGCTTCGGGCGGATCGACGAAGCGCAGTGTGTAGGCGTGCTGCGGTTTATTCCCGAACGGCGCGATGTGCTGGCGGCCGATGGCGAGGAACACGTTTGCCGGCGACTCGGGCAGAGCGGCGACCGCTGCATCGACGTCGCCGACCTCGATCCAGTTGTCACCGGGTGTTTTAGCCCAGGGGGTGCGTTCGAGCGCGATCAACGGCGTGCCGGTTTCCGCGCATGCCGCGACGGCGTTGCGGCTCATCTCGGCAGCGAAAGGATGCGTCGCGTCGATCACATGCGTGATGCCTTCACGGCGAATGTAATCGGCGAGCCCGCACACGCCGCCGAAGCCGCCGACGCGGGTCGGCAGCGGCTGGTCGGCAGGCGCACGGGTGCGGCCGCCATAGGAATAGACGGCATCCATGCTGGCGTGCGCGATCTCCGCGGCAAGCTGACTCGCATCGCTCGTTCCGCCCAGAATGAGGGCGCGTGTCATGGCTGATCCCTGGCTGACCATCATCGGTATCGGCGAAGATGGCCTTGCCGGGCTGTCGGACGCAAGCCGAAAGGCGCTGCGTGAGGCCGAAACCATCTTCGGTGGTGAGCGTCATCTCGCGCTTGCCGGTGTGACCGGGCGCGGCCATCCGTGGCCGGTGCCGTTCGATGCGGAGGCCGTGCTCAGCCGCCGCGGCCGGCCGACCGCGGTGCTGGCCTCCGGCGATCCGTTCTGGCACGGCGCCGGCGCAAGCCTTGCCGAGAAGCTTGAGGCGGGTGAGTGGGTCGCACATTCTGCGCCGTCGACATTCTCGCTCGCCGCTGCGCGGCTCGGCTGGCGTCTTGAATCCGTCGTCTGCCTCGGTCTCCACGCCGCGCCCTTCGAGCGCCTCGTGCCACACCTTGCGCCTGGCGCGCGCATCATTTGCCTCGTGCGTGACGGCAAGGCCGCAGGCGACCTTGCAAAGTGGCTGAGCGAGCGCGGATGGGGCGCCTCGGCATTCTGGACTCTCGCCGCGCTCGGCGGGCCACGCGAAAGCATTGCGGAACATCGTGCCGATGGTTTTACTGGCGATCTCGCCGGAAACCTGGTCGCGGTGGCCGTGGAGGCGAAGGGAGCTCAGGGCATTCCTCGCAGCTCGGGACTTCCCGACGATCTCTTCGCTCATGACGGCCAGATCACCAAGCGGCCGGTGCGTGCGCTCGCGATTTCTGCGCTGGCACCACGCCCGGGCGAACGGTTGTGGGATATCGGCGCCGGATCGGGTTCGATCTCGGTCGAGTGGGCGCTTTGCGGCGGGACGGCGACGGCAATCGAGATGCGCGAAGATCGCGCCGCGAATATCCGCAGCAATGCGGCGGCGTTCGGATTGGCGCATCGGATCGCTGTTGTCACGGGCCGTGCGCCAGAGGCTCTCGCCGGGCTGGACGCGCCGGATGCGGTCTTCTTCGGCGGCGGTCTCGATAGCGCGATGTTCGATGCCATCTGGTCGCGCATCGGGGCAGGCACACGGCTCGTTGCGCATGCGGTGACGCTGGAGACGGAAGCGCTGCTTGGCGAACTGCACCAGCGCCACGGCGGCGAGTTGATGCGGGTCGAGATCGCCCATGCCGGCCCGCTCGGCCGCTACCGATCCTGGGAAGCGGCGCGTCCCGTGGTGCAGTGGAGTGCGGTCCGATGAAGGTCGCCGGGCTCGGATTCAGGCAGGATGTCACGCTGGCCTCGTTGCGTGAGGCGCTGCTGGCGGCGGGCGGCGCTGAAGACCTTGCGGCGGTGGCGACCGTCAGCGACAAGGCCGATGTAGAAGCGCTGCAGCAGCTCGCGCGCGAATGCGGTGTGCCGATCAGGGCGGTGTCGCCCGAGGTGCTGGCCGGCATCGACACGCCGACGCAGTCCAGGCTCATCGCGGAAAAGTTCGGGACCGGATCGGTCGCCGAAGCCGCGGCGCTCGCCGCGGCCGGCCCTCGCGCCCGATTGATTGCGACCCGGGTGATTTCGCAGGACCGTACCGCGACGGCCGCGATCGCGGAAGGAGACGGTGCATGACGGTGCATTTCATCGGCGCCGGGCCGGGTGCTCCCGATCTGCTGACGTTGCGCGGACGCGACCTGATCGCCGCCTGTCCGGTCTGCCTCTATGCCGGCTCGCTGGTGCCTGAGGGCGTGCTGGCGCATTGCCCGCCGGGCGCGCACATCGTCAACACCGCGCCGTTGTCGCTTGACGAGATCATCGCGGAGATCGCCGCCGCGCATGCGGACGGCAAGGACATCGCGCGGCTGCATTCCGGCGATCTCTCGATCTGGTCGGCGATGGGCGAGCAGCTCCGCCGTCTCCGTACGCTTGACATTCCCTTCACCGTGACGCCCGGCGTTCCGTCTTTCTCGGCCGCCGCCGCGGCACTCGAGGTGGAGCTGACTTTGCCGGGGCTCGCTCAGACCGTGGTGCTGACGCGCACGCCGGGCCGCGCCAGTGCGATGCCCGAAGGGGAGAAGCTCGCCGCCTTCGCTGCGACCGGTGCGACACTCGCCATCCATCTGTCGATCCATCTGCTCGACCAGGTGATTGCGGAGCTGCTGCCTCACTACGGCGCGGATTGCCCGGTCGCCATCGTCTGGCGCGCGAGCTGGCCGGACCAGTGCATCGTCCGCGCCACGCTTGCGACGCTCGATGCCGCCGTCGGCGCCGAGATGGAACGCACCGCGCTCATTCTCGTCGGCAAGACGCTTGGCGCCGCGGATTTCGACGAGAGCCGCCTCTATGCCGCCGACTACGACCGCCGCTATCGGCCGGTCGGCGCCGAGCCGCGCTTTCCGGAGGCCTCCTGATGCCGGCAGGGCTCGTCATCTCCGCGCCTGCCTCCGGTGTCGGCAAGACGACGCTGACGCTGGCGCTCGCGCGCGCCTGGCGCAATCGCGGACTGAGCGTGCAGTGTTTCAAGAGCGGGCCCGACTATATCGACCCCGCCTTCCATGCCGCTGCGACGGGCCGCGCCTCCGTCAACGTCGATAGCTGGGCGATGGATCGCGGGGGAATCGCGCATCTCGTCGGCCGCGGCGCCGACGCCGATGTCGTGCTTGCCGAGGGCTCGATGGGTCTGTTCGACGGCGTCGCCGCGCGTGGCGTCTCCGGCACAGGCGCCACCGCCGACATTGCGGAGATGCTGGGTTGGCCGGTGCTGCTGGTGATAGATCCCTCGGGACAGGCGCAGACGGCGGCGGCGATCGCTGCGGGCCTTCGCGACTACCGCCCGGGCGTGCGCCTTGCCGGCGTCGTGCTCAATCGCGTCGCCAGCCCGCGCCATGAAGACCTCGTACGGCGCGCGCTTGACGACGCCGGTATCGCCGTGTTCGGCGCGCTGCCGCGCCATGCCGAGATCAGCCTGCCGAAGCGGCATCTCGGCCTGGTGCAGGCCGAGGAGCAGGCGGAGATCGGAAAACTGATCGACGAGGCCGCGCGTTTCGTCGCCGAGCATGTCGATCTCGATGCGGTGCTGCAATCGGCTGCCGCCTGGGCGCCGCAACCCGCTGCGAACGGTCTGAACGTGACGCCGCCCGGGCAGCGCATTGCGCTTGCCCGCGATGCGGCATTCTCGTTCGTCTATCCGCATATGCTGGAAGCCTGGCGCGCGGCGGGTGCCGACATCTCGACCTTCTCGCCGCTTGCCGATGAGGCGCCCGACGCGAGCGCCGATGTCTGCTGGCTGCCC
Protein-coding regions in this window:
- the cobM gene encoding precorrin-4 C(11)-methyltransferase; its protein translation is MTVHFIGAGPGAPDLLTLRGRDLIAACPVCLYAGSLVPEGVLAHCPPGAHIVNTAPLSLDEIIAEIAAAHADGKDIARLHSGDLSIWSAMGEQLRRLRTLDIPFTVTPGVPSFSAAAAALEVELTLPGLAQTVVLTRTPGRASAMPEGEKLAAFAATGATLAIHLSIHLLDQVIAELLPHYGADCPVAIVWRASWPDQCIVRATLATLDAAVGAEMERTALILVGKTLGAADFDESRLYAADYDRRYRPVGAEPRFPEAS
- the cobG gene encoding precorrin-3B synthase gives rise to the protein MSAAMVKGWCPGALRPMQSGDGLVVRVRPFGGRLDAAQISGLARLAERHGNGLIDVTSRANLQIRGVSEGSHRLLRDGLSQLALLDPDADTESRRNILVTPFWRAGDETQALAAELEEALENSVLALPTKFGFAIDDGTSRVLAGDSADVRIERDGAGGLLVRANGASLGRSVGRGEAVTAALALATWFVTSGGARDGRGRMAAHLAAGAALPDALRGEAEPVPIMAAARPGLYPQGAMVGVAFGQMPHATLSQFAGCGHALRMTPWRMVLSEGKRTMPSTPGLITEAYDPALRVIACSGAPRCREAHADTRALAAALAPNIGAAARLHVSGCAKGCAHSGAAAITLVATGAGFDLVRGGSTRDEPILRGLNRDDIVGNPSMLMGGH
- a CDS encoding cobalt-precorrin-6A reductase, whose protein sequence is MTRALILGGTSDASQLAAEIAHASMDAVYSYGGRTRAPADQPLPTRVGGFGGVCGLADYIRREGITHVIDATHPFAAEMSRNAVAACAETGTPLIALERTPWAKTPGDNWIEVGDVDAAVAALPESPANVFLAIGRQHIAPFGNKPQHAYTLRFVDPPEAPLPFPADVIVSRGPFTLDGELEMLRTRGVIWIVARNSGGDGARAKIDAARTLGLPVIMIARPELPERQRVESVAEIMQWLGHRTCLGA
- a CDS encoding cobyrinate a,c-diamide synthase, with product MPAGLVISAPASGVGKTTLTLALARAWRNRGLSVQCFKSGPDYIDPAFHAAATGRASVNVDSWAMDRGGIAHLVGRGADADVVLAEGSMGLFDGVAARGVSGTGATADIAEMLGWPVLLVIDPSGQAQTAAAIAAGLRDYRPGVRLAGVVLNRVASPRHEDLVRRALDDAGIAVFGALPRHAEISLPKRHLGLVQAEEQAEIGKLIDEAARFVAEHVDLDAVLQSAAAWAPQPAANGLNVTPPGQRIALARDAAFSFVYPHMLEAWRAAGADISTFSPLADEAPDASADVCWLPGGYPELHAGKIAANARFCSGLRAFAETRPVHGECGGYMVLGTALTDADGVRHEMAGLLGLETSFAKRRMHLGYRLAELAAPMPGHSPGARLRGHEFHYSTIAAQPDMPLAVVHDATGAVIAETGSRRGNATGTFFHLIAEDR
- a CDS encoding cobalamin biosynthesis protein, giving the protein MKVAGLGFRQDVTLASLREALLAAGGAEDLAAVATVSDKADVEALQQLARECGVPIRAVSPEVLAGIDTPTQSRLIAEKFGTGSVAEAAALAAAGPRARLIATRVISQDRTATAAIAEGDGA
- the cobJ gene encoding precorrin-3B C(17)-methyltransferase, whose translation is MTGTLTIAGLGPGSDALVTPEVSAALGSATDILGYAPYVARVPPRPGLTLHPSDNREELARASEALRLAAEGGQVVVVSSGDPGVFAMASAVFEALEQAPQYRELPIRVLPGITAMLAAAARAGAPLGHDFCAINLSDNLKPWALIEKRLRLAAEADFAIALYNPRSASRPEGFGRALAVLKDAGCGERLVIFARAISASDETIETVTLNAARPEMADMRTLVIVGNSQTRRVGRWIYAPRQVR
- a CDS encoding bifunctional cobalt-precorrin-7 (C(5))-methyltransferase/cobalt-precorrin-6B (C(15))-methyltransferase, which translates into the protein MADPWLTIIGIGEDGLAGLSDASRKALREAETIFGGERHLALAGVTGRGHPWPVPFDAEAVLSRRGRPTAVLASGDPFWHGAGASLAEKLEAGEWVAHSAPSTFSLAAARLGWRLESVVCLGLHAAPFERLVPHLAPGARIICLVRDGKAAGDLAKWLSERGWGASAFWTLAALGGPRESIAEHRADGFTGDLAGNLVAVAVEAKGAQGIPRSSGLPDDLFAHDGQITKRPVRALAISALAPRPGERLWDIGAGSGSISVEWALCGGTATAIEMREDRAANIRSNAAAFGLAHRIAVVTGRAPEALAGLDAPDAVFFGGGLDSAMFDAIWSRIGAGTRLVAHAVTLETEALLGELHQRHGGELMRVEIAHAGPLGRYRSWEAARPVVQWSAVR
- a CDS encoding precorrin-2 C(20)-methyltransferase, encoding MGRIICCGLGPGDPDMMSVRADRTVRGAQHVAYFRKKGRPGQARRIVEGMLAGDVTEYPMEYPVTTEIAFDSAEYVQLLAGFYDEWAERLARLARAVDVVVLCEGDPYFYGSFMHLHTRLQGRVEIEVIAGIPGMVGCWNAVGQPIALGDDVTTVLMGTLAEDELERRMRDSDALVVMKTGRNLAKVRRALAAAGRLDDAWLVERGTMPGERVARLAEIDAADCPYFAIVLVHGKGRHLDAAE
- a CDS encoding precorrin-8X methylmutase, which encodes MPHVYETDGAAIYRQSFATIRAEADLARFTPDEEPVVVRMIHAAGMVGLEAHIRFTSGMATAARVALQKGAPILCDARMVSEGITRARLPAANAVICTLGDAAVPALAQSMRNTRSAAALELWRPHLAGAIVAIGNAPTALFHLLNMLEDRDCPRPAAIIGCPVGFVGAAESKAALMADPPVPALTVEGRLGGSAITVAAVNALASRSE